Proteins found in one Dermacentor silvarum isolate Dsil-2018 chromosome 8, BIME_Dsil_1.4, whole genome shotgun sequence genomic segment:
- the LOC125947518 gene encoding uncharacterized protein LOC125947518, giving the protein MKAFVAIVLLSAAALAYADPGPVPNIGAAGAGTVGVGGGVTGLGGPGSASGALPGGGLGSGLNIAGPIGSASEGHPNLGAPVAPGSGFPGGVPSVPSGFPSSSGSSYSGSSGSFGSSIESVGGPGSSGSFGFGPIGGSDDSSSPVGYGFFTRPGSSPGYYGYGNLDGFHGNRFGYGSYGTGHAPFGGYGSGFGYGSGSGSGFGSDVYGGNFGNSFGSFGAPWSGHFSFPAGGNFGGQQDLGFYSGSSRFWQKPSQFWILWSVCTSEWKLGSKKRWVRIF; this is encoded by the exons ATGAAAGCATTCGTTGCGATCGTCCTCCTATCCGCTG CCGCGTTGGCCTACGCTGACCCAGGGCCCGTTCCGAATATTGGTGCCGCTGGCGCTGGCACTGTTGGGGTTGGAGGCGGTGTCACCGGCTTGGGCGGACCTGGCAGTGCATCTGGGGCGTTGCCCGGAGGGGGTTTAGGAAGTGGACTCAACATTGCCGGCCCAATCGGGTCTGCCAGTGAAGGGCACCCTAACCTAGGCGCACCAGTTGCACCTGGGTCAGGGTTTCCAGGTGGTGTTCCTAGCGTTCCGAGCGGATTTCCCTCAAGCTCCGGATCATCTTACTCTGGTAGTTCTGGATCTTTTGGATCTAGCATTGAATCCGTCGGAGGACCTGGCTCATCAGGTTCCTTCGGCTTTGGTCCAATAGGTGGCTCTGACGATTCATCGAGCCCTGTAGGTTACGGTTTCTTCACTAGACCCGGCTCAAGCCCCGGATATTACGGATATGGCAATTTGGATGGCTTCCACGGCAATCGCTTCGGATATGGAAGTTATGGCACTGGTCACGCTCCTTTCGGTGGCTATGGCTCAGGCTTCGGTTATGGCTCCGGATCTGGCTCTGGTTTTGGCTCTGATGTTTATGGAGGAAACTTCGGAAATAGCTTCGGTTCTTTTGGAGCCCCCTGGAGTGGTCATTTCTCTTTCCCAGCTGGCGGTAACTTCGGTGGCCAGCAAGACTTAGGATTCTATTCCGGCTCCAGCCGGTTCTGGCAGAAGCCGTCGCAGTTTTGGATCCTCTGGAGCGTCTGCACGAGCGAGTGGAAGCTCGGCAGCAAGAAGCGCTGGGTAAGGATTTTTTAA